From the Leptospira biflexa serovar Patoc strain 'Patoc 1 (Paris)' genome, one window contains:
- a CDS encoding sterol desaturase family protein, translated as MRLIESIVPFYFLLMLIEILYTRFKKKDYYFYEDSLADLSLGVLSRIFDGLILLGIVYLYSKLYQFSIGAETLDHYFLGTSSFLHWVVLFVLLDFLFYVAHRYSHEIKILWASHVVHHSSEEFNLSVALRQSFIRNIGIGMFYLPLALLGFPVESYLIIDALNRTYQFWVHTRTIKKLPNWFEAVFVTPSHHRVHHAMNPEYIDKNYGGVFIIWDKLFGTFCEEKFEPRYGLTTQLHHYDPIQANIHVLKDLFSDLLTTKKKWQGIVSFFSYPSVRPDDLQIAEDRGVRDPKVWLSHHRLELTNKVYQPVHRLASGQFLYRVTLFFQFMFPTVMTLYFLKRMHFYGLAEVCSVFVLLVFSFYSLGNLLEGKKEWLSVEIPKYFSWLFLLVYFFT; from the coding sequence ATGAGACTGATAGAATCCATTGTTCCTTTTTATTTCCTTTTGATGCTCATTGAGATTCTTTACACTCGATTCAAAAAAAAAGATTATTACTTTTATGAAGACTCACTTGCTGATTTGAGTTTGGGAGTATTGAGTCGGATCTTTGACGGCCTAATTTTATTAGGAATCGTTTATCTTTATTCCAAATTGTATCAATTCTCCATTGGTGCGGAAACACTCGACCACTACTTTCTTGGGACTTCTTCCTTTTTGCATTGGGTGGTTTTATTTGTTCTTTTGGATTTTTTATTTTATGTAGCCCATCGGTATAGCCATGAAATCAAAATCCTTTGGGCATCTCATGTTGTGCACCATTCGAGTGAAGAGTTCAATTTGTCGGTTGCATTAAGGCAATCATTCATACGCAATATTGGGATTGGAATGTTTTATCTGCCACTGGCTTTATTGGGTTTTCCCGTGGAGTCCTATCTCATCATTGATGCCCTGAACCGAACCTACCAATTTTGGGTTCACACTCGTACCATCAAAAAACTTCCTAACTGGTTTGAAGCTGTGTTTGTCACACCGTCACACCATCGAGTGCACCATGCGATGAATCCAGAATACATCGATAAAAACTATGGTGGAGTCTTTATCATATGGGATAAACTCTTTGGCACCTTTTGTGAGGAAAAATTTGAACCAAGGTATGGACTCACAACTCAATTGCATCATTATGATCCAATCCAAGCGAACATTCATGTATTAAAAGATTTGTTTTCCGATTTATTAACAACTAAAAAGAAATGGCAAGGGATTGTTTCGTTTTTCTCCTATCCTTCTGTGCGCCCTGATGATTTACAAATCGCAGAGGATCGTGGGGTGCGCGATCCTAAAGTTTGGCTCTCCCACCACCGTTTGGAATTAACCAATAAAGTATACCAACCCGTTCACCGATTGGCATCAGGTCAGTTCCTTTACCGAGTGACTCTTTTCTTTCAGTTTATGTTCCCAACCGTAATGACTTTGTATTTTTTAAAGCGGATGCATTTCTATGGTTTGGCTGAAGTGTGTTCCGTTTTTGTTTTACTTGTGTTTTCTTTTTATTCCTTAGGAAATTTACTCGAAGGGAAAAAAGAATGGCTTTCGGTCGAAATTCCTAAGTATTTCTCTTGGCTATTTCTCTTGGTGTATTTTTTTACATAA
- a CDS encoding VOC family protein translates to MKYLHTMIRVQNLEKALHFFVDVLGLQVSRKKDYPEGKFTLVFLSTGEENASEIELTYNWDQAEAYTVGRNFGHLAYEVDDIYDFCEKIQSMGVVISRPPRDGRMAFVRSPDSISIELLQKGNPLPPKEPWVSMPNTGEW, encoded by the coding sequence ATGAAATATTTACACACAATGATTCGTGTTCAAAATTTGGAGAAAGCCCTCCATTTTTTTGTCGATGTTTTGGGATTACAAGTTTCTCGGAAGAAAGATTACCCAGAAGGTAAATTTACCCTCGTATTTTTGTCTACAGGGGAAGAGAATGCTTCCGAAATCGAACTCACATATAACTGGGATCAGGCGGAAGCATATACTGTTGGGCGAAATTTTGGACATTTGGCATACGAAGTAGATGATATTTACGATTTTTGCGAAAAAATCCAATCCATGGGAGTAGTGATCAGTAGGCCACCTAGGGATGGTCGCATGGCATTTGTTAGGTCACCAGATTCTATTTCCATCGAATTATTACAAAAAGGGAATCCTTTGCCACCGAAAGAACCTTGGGTTTCCATGCCAAATACTGGGGAGTGGTAA
- the pyk gene encoding pyruvate kinase, translating to MLEDLKIPKKRTKIICTIGPASANRETILNLIYAGMDLARMNFSHSTHEYHKEIFELLRECEQESGKSIGILADLQGPKIRTGKLGAGTIELKAGDQIAINNKGDFLGNRDEIGCTYQYILNDIDVGHKILIDDGKLAFVVKSKSKEKAILETVIGGVLKDNKGINLPGTPISAPALSEKDIEDLQFALSLGVDYIALSFVRRANDLEMARQFMKDSYAGLIAKIERPEAIQNIEEIIDHCDGIMIARGDLGVELDTQYVPIIQKEMITKLNQRGKPVITATQMLETMIDNPRPTRAEASDVANAVMDGTDAVMLSGETASGKYPVETVKTMTSIIQAAEESEIYLSHLRSMNRTEFEVERTALGSAAESISRSIHAKAIINFTRSGYSSLLSSEFRPLNPIYSFTPFLGTARKMQLFWGVESYVMPMMDKFPDMIAFMSKTLKSEGKLKSGDTVVILSGAPGSVAQTVDFIQIHKIK from the coding sequence ATGCTGGAAGACCTAAAAATCCCCAAAAAACGCACGAAAATTATTTGTACCATTGGACCTGCTTCAGCAAATCGAGAGACAATTCTCAATTTAATTTATGCTGGTATGGACCTCGCTCGTATGAACTTTTCTCATTCCACTCACGAATACCACAAAGAGATTTTTGAATTGTTACGGGAATGTGAACAGGAATCCGGAAAATCAATTGGGATTTTGGCTGATTTACAAGGCCCCAAAATCCGCACAGGCAAACTCGGAGCAGGTACCATCGAACTAAAAGCAGGGGACCAAATCGCCATCAATAACAAAGGAGATTTTTTAGGGAACAGGGATGAGATTGGATGTACCTACCAATACATTTTAAATGATATCGATGTTGGGCATAAAATTCTCATCGACGATGGAAAACTGGCCTTTGTTGTAAAATCCAAATCGAAAGAAAAAGCAATTTTAGAAACTGTCATTGGTGGGGTTTTGAAAGACAATAAAGGGATTAACTTACCAGGGACTCCCATATCTGCCCCAGCACTTTCTGAAAAAGACATTGAAGACTTACAATTTGCACTCTCTCTTGGAGTGGATTACATTGCCCTATCATTTGTTAGACGAGCAAATGATTTAGAGATGGCACGTCAATTTATGAAAGATAGTTATGCAGGCCTTATCGCCAAAATAGAACGACCTGAAGCCATCCAAAATATCGAAGAAATCATTGATCACTGCGATGGAATCATGATCGCGAGAGGTGATTTAGGTGTGGAACTTGATACACAGTATGTACCGATCATCCAAAAAGAAATGATCACAAAACTAAACCAAAGAGGAAAACCAGTCATCACCGCCACACAGATGTTAGAGACAATGATTGACAACCCTCGTCCCACAAGGGCCGAGGCAAGTGATGTGGCAAATGCAGTAATGGATGGAACTGATGCGGTGATGTTATCTGGAGAAACTGCATCTGGTAAATACCCAGTGGAAACTGTGAAAACAATGACGAGCATCATCCAAGCGGCAGAAGAATCGGAAATTTATTTATCTCATTTACGTAGTATGAACCGCACTGAATTTGAAGTGGAACGAACGGCTCTCGGTAGTGCTGCTGAATCGATCTCCAGATCCATTCATGCAAAGGCAATCATCAACTTCACAAGGTCAGGTTATTCGTCCTTACTTTCATCGGAATTTCGTCCGCTCAATCCTATTTATTCGTTCACTCCTTTTTTGGGAACTGCAAGGAAGATGCAATTGTTTTGGGGAGTGGAATCCTATGTGATGCCGATGATGGATAAGTTTCCAGACATGATCGCATTTATGAGTAAAACGTTAAAATCGGAAGGGAAATTAAAATCGGGAGATACGGTTGTGATTCTGTCAGGTGCACCTGGATCAGTGGCGCAAACGGTAGATTTCATACAGATTCACAAAATCAAATAA
- a CDS encoding aminoacetone oxidase family FAD-binding enzyme, protein MGKKPKIAVIGAGASGCFAALQIYESLAGKASIQIFERSKEPLVKLRVSGGGRCNVTHQLFEPELLSLRYPRGQKELRWAFERFQPKDTIAWFAKRGVALKAEPDGRMFPITDKSETIINCFLDELKSNQIPIHFEQGLVGIYQLENQIESFRLLWEGGREEFFDIVVMATGSNRKVWTILEKLGHSIIDPVPSLFTLTLENTDLMELTGLVVPNAEIRILPKGKTQNGPILITHWGLSGPCALRLSAWEARTLFEANYKVDLSLNWVGGESAPSVEDFYFKKKETNPSDKVSQDPNWKLPSRFFDWILKESNLQANKRYSDLSKSEIRILSLNLTQKKLQMVAKGVFKEEFVTAGGVNRKEIQFQTMESKLCKRLFFVGEVIDVDGITGGFNFQNAWTTSVIAAQGIRKTLVI, encoded by the coding sequence TTGGGGAAAAAACCCAAAATTGCGGTGATAGGAGCGGGTGCTTCGGGGTGTTTTGCGGCTTTGCAGATTTATGAATCACTTGCGGGGAAGGCATCCATTCAAATATTCGAACGATCAAAAGAACCTTTGGTAAAACTTCGTGTTTCAGGTGGAGGCAGGTGTAATGTCACTCACCAACTATTCGAACCAGAACTTTTATCCCTTCGTTACCCCCGTGGCCAAAAAGAATTACGTTGGGCCTTCGAACGTTTCCAACCAAAAGATACCATTGCTTGGTTTGCCAAACGAGGTGTGGCACTCAAAGCCGAACCTGATGGTAGGATGTTTCCCATCACAGACAAATCAGAGACCATCATCAACTGTTTTTTAGATGAATTAAAATCCAATCAAATTCCAATCCACTTCGAACAAGGGTTAGTTGGGATTTACCAATTAGAGAACCAAATAGAATCCTTCCGATTATTGTGGGAAGGAGGTAGGGAAGAGTTTTTTGATATCGTCGTGATGGCCACCGGATCCAATCGAAAGGTGTGGACGATTTTGGAAAAGTTAGGTCATAGCATCATTGACCCAGTACCTTCTTTATTCACTTTGACGTTAGAAAATACCGATCTTATGGAATTAACAGGACTTGTGGTTCCCAATGCGGAAATTCGAATTTTACCAAAAGGAAAAACCCAAAATGGTCCGATCCTTATCACCCACTGGGGACTGAGTGGGCCTTGTGCGCTCCGGCTTTCCGCATGGGAGGCTCGCACTTTGTTTGAAGCCAACTATAAAGTGGATTTATCTCTCAACTGGGTTGGTGGTGAGTCCGCACCGAGTGTGGAAGACTTCTATTTCAAAAAAAAGGAAACCAATCCGAGCGATAAAGTATCCCAAGATCCCAATTGGAAATTACCTTCTCGTTTTTTTGATTGGATACTCAAAGAATCAAATCTGCAGGCAAACAAACGTTATTCTGATTTGAGTAAGTCAGAGATTCGAATTTTATCTTTAAATTTAACCCAAAAAAAATTACAAATGGTAGCAAAGGGTGTGTTCAAAGAAGAATTTGTGACAGCAGGTGGAGTGAATCGAAAGGAAATCCAATTCCAAACCATGGAAAGTAAACTTTGCAAAAGATTATTTTTTGTGGGTGAGGTGATCGATGTGGATGGGATTACCGGTGGTTTTAATTTTCAAAACGCTTGGACGACAAGTGTGATTGCCGCCCAAGGAATTCGTAAAACACTTGTTATTTGA